The nucleotide window attttaagTACAGTAATGAAGTAAATTTATTTGGTTAACTCCCCTCTGGCTCCAGGTGCACTGTGAACCCTAACTggaatatgcaaaaataattaaataaattaatattcaccgtgctgtaatgtacatgtgacaaataatttaatgttttatattttatatttagcaagggtaatcactttttcacatagggccaggtacgTTAGAACAGCCTTTGTTCCcctcaataaataaaatcatcaatttctgcattttgtatttactttgattatctttgtgtattattaaaatttgtttgatgatctgaattatttaagtgtgacaaatatgcgaGAAAAAGATTagcaaatacaaattatttgtaACAATTTACAAactcaaatactttttcacgggACTGTATGCAgtgcattttgaaaaaaaaaattaatatcgtggaaataaagtttttgtaatttggcgcgcgcgcgagagagagagagagagagagagagagagagagaggaaaaaacccGATTTTATTTTGAAACCGATTGTACTTCCGGATTTGTCGTAGGTTATTTTTGCTTGCTTCACTGTTTTTACCTGCGTAGAAGGCTGTTTGCGTTGGGTTACGTCTTAAATCGAATTCCTGTGGCACTGAATAGTCTGCTAAAATTAAAGCCATTCTATCTGGGTGTTGCAGCGCTGCTGTTTTGTGGATACTTTTGTAAGCCGGAAGGAATTATTTTAGGACACAGAATATGGCACAGATCGTGAAACAGCTGCACTGGTTCTGAAAGGAAAGATTGGTTATACTGCCTATGTGGTTAACTATATTTCAGAGACGAAGTGGTTTGAAACACAGCCTGGGCTTTACACCGGAACACTCAGTGCGCTTGCGCAGCCATGGCTGATGTCCACGTCCGAATCTGTGAGCAGGAGATTCTTAAATATGATCTGGAGATCAAAGCTTTTATTCAGGTACAGGAgcgttctctgtgtctgtgtgtgatgtggcaCAGCTgttactccctctctctctctgtcaagatctctctctctctctctctctctctctcacacatacagtcAGCAGTCATGCAACAagcttttaaatatatatttatttagatttctaGATaaatttctctctgtctgtgcaAATAATTATAACtcattgttttatattgtaatGAATGACAGAAACATTACTTATAACACATAATTAGTACAACAGCCAGTTCAAATGGAAAGTAagtgttatatttattatatagaactaattaaaaaatatatatactgtagttacacaAAGGAATaggtataaaaataattataataattatgtttGGAAGAAAATACTGTAGATTTTGTACATTTTGAATTTTGTACAGATTGAATGAAAAACAACTAATTTCACAGGGaaggatgatgataataataataataataataataataataataatctagagctttccataaaaataaataagaaaatgtaaattattattattattattattattattattcataataataataataataaaagccatAATTATTATGCTTATCACAATGATTAAAAGAAAAGGTATattgactaaataaataatagttaatTGCACAGAGaagagtatttattattattattattattattattaatagtaataataatcatttttattattattgcacttaATAGtgttattactaataataataataatagcattttCTTTCTATgatgaaaataagaaaattgttaaaatattaaaattcataaaacatgtaaatatattttttctttgtttattcataatattaatctttattatttaaaggatATCAGTGAATGCACTGGCCCACACACTAAACTTACAGAGTTGAACGGGACAGTGAAGGAGAAATTCGTCCGACTTCGCCAGCGAATCCAGGTGACACAGTGTCATCTTGTTTGATGTAGAACAGGAGAGTGTACTTTCCACACTAACTCTAATATCTCGCATCACAGGATCTGGAGCAAATGGGTAAGGAGCAGGATAAAGAATCTGACAGGCTGGCGTTACTCAGACAGGTGGAGGGCCATCGAAAACAGATGCTCAGGTCAGGAGTATGAAGCTTGAAATAAATGCATcctttatatttgtgtgtgtgtgtgtgtgtgtgtgtgtgctgaggtGAAGAGGGTTATATTCTACAAATATAAATGTGCAGGAATTGGCTGTGGCTGTAGTGCTCAGTGAAATGTATACTTTCTCTGTGTAATAGAGATCTGTTGCTCTTGCAGTAACCAGACGACCTGGAGGAAAGCCAATCTGGCCAGTAACCTGGCGATTGATAAACTGGAGAAAGAAGATTTGCTGAGTGTGGGCGATACTGCTGCAAGACAGAGGTGATGATAATAAATAGTATATCCACAGCACTGAGTTTTTATAGGTCCTtctgttttttccttctttttttaatagtccATGTCAAggatctgatttttatttagacagaAATATTTCATTAGTGTTCTAGGTTTCTATTAACTCTGGTGTTGTTATAAGTTTTGGCTAATTTTtgctgatttatttgttttattaatttatttacaattttttactGTCTTTATGTCAGTTTTTACTTATCTTTAAAAATGTAGCATaagtcttttattttgtaattctttttctttttatagacATAAAAAATCATCTcctttgtgtttattttctgcCTTCTTTTCTACTTTTCCAACTATTCCTAGCTGTAATTATGTTATTAGTCAGTAGAGGGCAGTCGTTCCTCATTCGCACACACTGTTTATTTGTAATGATCCTAATGTAAAACTACCAAATATTTCTTAAGACTTGTCTGTTTCCTAgctgctatgttttttttattatttaacattttattaggtAAATTAACAGTATTATAAGGATTAAATAAAGACGGAGTGAGTGCACCTGATTAAAAGGCAGCTCAGTGTGATACAGATGAACATTTGCTCTCCTTAAACACtgataattaaacaaaactaaacaggCTGCATTGTAATTACAtttatgttcatttttattgaagacacttttattaatttgatttcatgtggacattttattttaaagaaatgaaaaaaaggtttaataaagTAAGATcctgataatgatgataaattCCCAACCTGATGTAACCAATTACAAATCACTGGAAAATaaatttttggtgttttttcagttgatttctttctcttctctaaCCAGAAAGTTAACAAAGGAGAGCCTAGTTCAGACCTCCAGTGACATCACAGAGAGCCTGATGAGCATCAGCAGAATGATGTCGCAGCAAGTGAAGCAGAGTGAGGAGACCATAAGCACTCTGTGTAAGGACTCTCTATCATCTATACAGCCTTTTATCTATAAGCGTTATCATActcaaaaatctaaaatatgcagaatctaaaatatttaaaaactctAATTCATGCTTGTATGACTTGGTGTATTTACATGAACCCGAGGATTCTACTAATAATTCAAATAACAACCCAATGAGAATGTgagcatgtaaacacacatctcAAATTAAAATTGCATGTAAAGGTAGCTGCTGCTAGACTGGGCAGATTAGTTTCTTTATTGAGATCTGCCCTAAATTCCTTAGGAAGCCTTAATATACAGCATATAGACTACTGATGTCAGGgacctcacacacaaacacacacacacacacacacacacacacaaaagtgctCAAAAGTTTCTTTATTTCAGGATAAgaataatatgatttttttttctctatagcAACATCGTCAAGAACAGTTCAAGAAACCAATGAAGAGTTTAAGGCCATGACAGGGACCATCCAACTGGGACGAAAACTCATCACAAAATATAATCGGCGTGAACTGACAGACAAGCTGctcatcttcctggccttggcaCTCTTTCTGGCCACTGTCCTGTATATCCTGAAAAAAAGACTCTTCCCTTTCCTTTGATCCGGAGCATGGGGTGTAATCCGATGAGACGCTGGAATAAGTCTCCATGGGACAGTTTTCTAACTACATAGTTGATTTGCAATTGTGTTACACAAAAAGTTATATGATGGATGTTCAAGTCAGACTGTggcttttgattgtgcagaataacagaaaacagttaaGAGAGTAAAagcacattttatttctctatatactgtaatccCCAGCTACACCAATGTACTCATCCCAGTGTTACTAGTGTTTGGATACCACCAAGGTAGAAAGGTTTCTCAGTATGCCAAAGCCATGATCAGATTTCCTGTTTCATGTCTAAAAtactggccccccaggaactcctttaacggtTCTAACATCTAGAAATGCTTTGGAGTGAGGTTAGGACTGTACAGGTATgtggaatgtggcaataactctcagccaagttcctgtaatgtgcaagcggTGGTGGTAAACGCGAACGACTGGGATCGTCATTTACggacgtacagccttctttaaaacatttcagtgttttactgcagctaagagtcacATCACCGTAAGGTGCTTAAAggcttctgtaaatatcaataaGTTATATGGCCTTATTCACAAGAAATTACATCacgtcccggtttgacttgtacGCCCCTCATATATGTTGTATAACACTTGCCTTTAATGTGTATTAAGAAAAGCATCAACATGGATTTCAGGAAGAAAATGcacttttaacttttataaaGTGTGAAGTATAAAGTAGCTGATGACTGACTTGTGCCAGTAATGCCAATGTACCGGAGATCTGCTATCATGTTTGCctaattagttttttgtgtttttttttttttccattcctgATTACTAATAATTCTCACCTCTCTTTGTTGTAAACTATATTATTGCACATTTAATACAAAGTCTTAATTACCTGTCCACCAGTGCCGAATccttactgtatgttaaaatataataaataaataaatagacattccAGAGTTTAAGAGTAGATGTGTGGTATGTTTTGTATTTGAACAATGTTGTTCTAATATAAGAATTTATTTTGGTTCCCCTTTATCTCCAACTCCAGTTTAAGTTTTGATCTGTAATCAAAATCTTTAATActgacataaaataaacatctacaataaatattacaatCCGGCATTTCATATGTCATATGCCATACTAATGTCATAGCCATTAGTTTTGTTAATACCATTGACCTGGATCTTTTAACAGGGGatccaaagaaaaaaactaagagCTTTTATACAAAGGTGTATACAGCTTTACTGATTCACAGCTTCATCTCCAGTTTTATCTTGTCatagatttttatattattttggaACTATACAATGTGAGGACGTTTGTCTGATCACATGAGGGGAAGTAGCTGCATAAGAAGGCGTAGTGATGGCTCTGGATTTCTGCTCAGAAGATTGCTTCAAGCCCTAGGGCCGCCAGGCTGCCAGTGTTCCGAGGCCCTTAACCATGGGGTGCCATGACCCAGGTGCTCTGTCCCTCAATTTCCTAACAAgttgggatatgtgaagaaaattattttcctctgctgtaatgtatatgtgactaaTAGAGGCTTCAATAATGGTTATGTAAATAGAATAGAAAAGGATagcaaaaaaatactgtatgactTTTTGTGGCATAGGAGGTGTCTCTTAAGGTTACAAACAGAAGTGCTGGGGGTGTTTTGTATATAAATGGCTCATCACCAGATAAATGTAAGTCTGATATGTATGTTAAATCtattgtttgtctgtctgttttagaAATCTAGATGTAAATTTATTCCGACCTGAATCTCATCTGGTCCCCTGGAAACTCTCTCATGGCCTCTTGTTTTGCACTGCAGGTTATTTCCAGGTACTGGAGGCTACAGTATGAGCTGTCAGCTCCAGTGTGACCCAGAGCCTCGACTGAATTAAACTCCATTGTGTGTAATGTGGATCTGGCAGTTCTGCTGGAGCACAGGAGAAGAAAAGCTCAAAAAAGCCCAGGACGCAATCTTAACGGTGCAGATAAAGAGGCATGCAGCTCTGTCCTTTCTCCGATAAGAGTCGGAAGAGCTGATAATTAACACACCACCCACAtgcgctttctctctctctctctctctctctctctcttactctcttacCCTCTCCTcccccttttctttctttatttcctctctctccttttcttacTCTTTCCATTAGAAGAGTAAGACAAGGCCTGTTATTTTTAGGCTTGTGCATCCATGTTAtctgttttgttcttttcaaCACCTAGGAGAGCCAGTGGCCCGTTGTTGCCTGTGTGACCTTCCTGTTGCCCTCCCTTTCTCGTTCCCTCAAAATACACCCATTTAGTCAGGACCCAGGGACCGGCTGCCATTTTGTAGCCTACATCACGAGTAGTCATTCAGATTTACATGCAGGCCTTCATTTGTTTATGTGTACAGAGTTTTGGAAAAGAAACACATGAGGGTCTCCAGATGTGTGTGGAGAGACTACAGAGATGTACAAGGACTATTGCTTACTCATGTGAAGTGGCTGCTATTCTGCCTGTCTTTTTCCCTGGCCCTACAAATCACCTCCCTGTCTCCTTTGCCCATGTGTTAAGCAAATTGAgccattttaaacattaagtaCAACACTTTTGGGCTGTCAGTCAACTGATGCTGTGTAGACAGTGTTAAGGTAGCTTTTATCTTGCACAATTAAATCCAGGGCTGTGAATCTGTGAGGCAGTTAATAATCCAAGCCCTATGGTGTGTTATgaaatgaatatattttttcataataatagTAAATCTAATGACAAAATCTCATGTAGTTTTTATGTAGTCTAACTTACTCTTAAATGAATGCAAATGGAGGTTGTTAATGTATTGCCTATTTTTCTAGCAGTCAGTAAAAGGATAACACAACAACGAGTGAAACTGGTGCTATGAATCAGAACGCTTTAACAGGAAGAGCTGTCGCATCATTACCTGATTCAAACATGTTAATGCCCTCTGActttcaaataaatatttgcagGGCTCTGATTTATGGCCTTTTAGGCACTTTTTTTTAGGTTTCAGGgttttggtgtgttttttttccgttAAGGAAAACGGGTGGCTtttagtgtcagacagatagctGATTCCTAAAGGAGCTATAAAGTTGTCATTACTACCCACAGATTGCTGAGTGAAAGTCTGTAATGAGCTCTTGAAAAGATTGAAGGCTGACTCTAAACACAGTGGTTAAGTCTGTCTGGAAAAGTGTGCTGTTATTTTATCATCTTTATTAATGCAGAGGCCACATTTTTGATGTAggtaatgttattattattattagtagtagtaatagtattttttttttttagctttgtctCTTTTATCCTAGGGGTGACCAGATGCACTGCCTGTTGCAACTCTAAGATTTCCTGTCTGGGGTTAGGGCCAACACTGCATGCAGGCGTTGGGTTGTATTGCATTGCATTGGGCcctagggttaagggtcttgcccaATGACCCAAAAGTGGTGACTAGATGATGGGCCTCGAATCCGTGACCCTCCAGTCAGCAACCCAGTGCCTCAACCACCatagctataataataataataataataatattattattattactattaaatgtaaaataaatagtactcatataaaatatacatctaCCTGTTGAATGtagataacaaaaaatataaaatataaaatattagaaagAAATTAGCACAattattcatattaatattattttcattttattttaatacagttttaaaTTCATGCAGGTCTTTCACTGCCTATTGCTGGTGCTACTACTACAACTAccactagtaataataataataataataataattattattattattattattattattattgttattattattattattattccaccaTCTTCAAAGCAAATCATGACTTTATTTTTCCATCGAGTTTATTTTAGGTTACAGGATTACAGTTCATGCCTACACAAAGGTAGATACTGAATAGACATGTATGTACAGACTACAAACTTTATCGACAAACGTGTATTTTTTATCACTTTTCAAGTGTGGGTCCGCTTTCAGTGGTCACCCAAATCAAAGTCATTATGAgaacaaaattataatataaaaacaaactaacaaataaaaacaaacaaaggctCACACTGTTAGACGGGTTTGGGTGTCCGGGCTTGGTGTTTTCACTCCAtttgactttttgttttttaaatctttcagAAGCTGAATTCGTTCAGAACGCCGCATTTCTAAGCACAGCAATTTATATCACGCACAAGTTATATTTCTTACATGTCTACAAactaagaaagaaaggaagaaagaaaaaagaaaaaaagaaagaaaatacaacccACATTGACTTCAAAAGTACAAATGACactagtgtgtgtttgtgtgtgtgtgtgtgtgtgtgtgtgtgtgtttgatgcgTGAAAAGGATCATTCATTCACATCAGCTCTCTAAGACAACAGCACCATCAAGTTTCCTCATTTTAGAGAGACAGAAtccttaaaatctttaaaatattgacaaatatgatttttttttaaatgatattaataataacatttatattatttattaatcctTTTAGGTGTAGTTGCTAACGAGTTACAATTTACACCTTGGGATACTTCATGAACGGTGAATAGAAATGTAGCACCTGCACGAGGCACTATAACCATAAACACATTGATAAAATATGAAAAgtattcttttttcattttataattatatccATCTGATCCTCTTCTCAACATACCATGTGTCCTTAACATGGCCTTGTCCACAATaggattaattttcttttttttctgttattagttttttttttgtttatttcgaaaagatattatttattcacataaataagaaaatacttCGACCGAGATGTTATCTATTTGTtcatttcattttctataaaCCTCTCAAAGTGCTACATAGATGTTAAACTAATTATGAAAATGCGCCAAAGACAACATGAACATAAATGCCTGACACTAGCAACATGAAATTCACAGATCGTTCAAAATGTATCAAGTTTTATGTGGACAACACAACAAAGGGTTACAATGTTATATTTTATCCATTCATTTAATACTGatttcaacatcaaaaaaagaaatgacaacA belongs to Clarias gariepinus isolate MV-2021 ecotype Netherlands chromosome 2, CGAR_prim_01v2, whole genome shotgun sequence and includes:
- the bnip1a gene encoding vesicle transport protein SEC20 gives rise to the protein MADVHVRICEQEILKYDLEIKAFIQDISECTGPHTKLTELNGTVKEKFVRLRQRIQDLEQMGKEQDKESDRLALLRQVEGHRKQMLSNQTTWRKANLASNLAIDKLEKEDLLSVGDTAARQRKLTKESLVQTSSDITESLMSISRMMSQQVKQSEETISTLSTSSRTVQETNEEFKAMTGTIQLGRKLITKYNRRELTDKLLIFLALALFLATVLYILKKRLFPFL